One genomic region from Leptolyngbyaceae cyanobacterium JSC-12 encodes:
- a CDS encoding hypothetical protein (IMG reference gene:2510093791) — protein sequence MSTDSSMMPNNSYDEYSGLRQQIDNSLQRAEAQRNNLKKIDRRYSIFNIILGAIATFIAGQSVVSDQAPMGTWRNMTTISSLFALGATVASGLHKQLASPDLLAEASQCVAKLKALKVETVASTFELEKVCEAYQQILTEFSKIDC from the coding sequence ATGTCTACCGATTCAAGCATGATGCCAAACAATTCATACGACGAATACAGCGGATTACGCCAGCAGATTGATAACAGTCTACAACGGGCAGAAGCTCAGAGAAACAACTTGAAGAAAATTGACCGTCGATACAGCATTTTCAATATCATTCTGGGCGCGATCGCCACCTTCATTGCTGGTCAGTCGGTTGTGTCCGACCAAGCTCCGATGGGTACATGGCGCAACATGACGACCATCTCCTCCCTGTTTGCGCTGGGGGCAACTGTCGCCTCTGGACTGCATAAACAACTTGCTTCACCCGATCTTCTCGCCGAAGCCAGCCAGTGTGTTGCTAAACTCAAAGCACTGAAGGTAGAAACAGTTGCCTCAACCTTTGAACTGGAAAAAGTCTGCGAAGCCTATCAACAAATCCTCACCGAATTCTCCAAGATTGATTGTTAA
- a CDS encoding hypothetical protein (IMG reference gene:2510093788) yields MDDEGLLFTEVAMLNLLETTIKPLMLNQRVLEVAYEL; encoded by the coding sequence ATGGATGATGAGGGTCTATTATTCACAGAAGTTGCCATGCTGAACCTACTAGAGACAACCATCAAACCCTTAATGCTAAACCAGCGAGTGTTGGAAGTTGCTTACGAACTCTAG
- a CDS encoding hypothetical protein (IMG reference gene:2510093783~PFAM: CsbD-like), with protein sequence MSAEDRAKATAKNIEGKVQEFVGNVTGDPEQKAEGKAKQVEANVRHLVENIKDDVKRAID encoded by the coding sequence ATGAGCGCAGAAGATAGAGCAAAAGCAACCGCAAAAAATATCGAAGGAAAAGTTCAAGAATTTGTGGGTAACGTCACTGGTGACCCTGAGCAAAAAGCTGAAGGGAAAGCCAAGCAGGTGGAAGCCAACGTTCGCCATTTAGTTGAGAACATTAAGGATGACGTAAAGCGGGCGATCGACTAG
- a CDS encoding phosphohistidine phosphatase SixA (IMG reference gene:2510093782~PFAM: Phosphoglycerate mutase family), whose protein sequence is MKWAIAVGCSTIFLLIGFVGLRQNITGYAASDDSSWQVLQQEQQGMVVIMRHAEAPGTGDPPDFQLSDCSTQRNLSAAGRSQAIRIGQAFRQRNIQIARVLSSQWCRCLDTARLLNLTPVEPFALLNSFFQNQRIERQQTRALQQFIFDQWKTQGVIILVTHQVNITALTNIFPQSGEMVVLQVLPNNQTRVVGQIRI, encoded by the coding sequence ATGAAATGGGCGATCGCAGTTGGATGCAGTACTATTTTTTTACTGATAGGGTTTGTTGGGCTTCGGCAGAACATCACTGGCTACGCTGCTAGTGATGATTCTAGTTGGCAAGTATTGCAACAAGAGCAGCAAGGGATGGTCGTGATTATGCGCCATGCCGAAGCACCTGGAACAGGTGACCCGCCGGATTTCCAGTTATCTGATTGTTCAACTCAACGCAACCTTTCTGCTGCAGGGCGATCTCAAGCCATCAGAATTGGCCAAGCCTTTCGTCAACGCAATATTCAAATTGCCCGTGTACTGTCCAGTCAATGGTGCCGCTGCCTGGATACTGCTCGGCTACTCAACCTGACCCCGGTTGAACCGTTTGCCCTGTTGAACTCATTCTTTCAAAATCAGCGAATAGAACGCCAACAGACAAGAGCGTTACAACAATTTATCTTCGATCAGTGGAAGACTCAAGGAGTAATTATCCTGGTGACTCACCAAGTGAATATCACTGCACTCACCAATATCTTTCCGCAATCCGGTGAGATGGTTGTTCTGCAAGTTCTACCCAATAATCAAACAAGAGTTGTGGGTCAAATTAGGATTTAA
- a CDS encoding transposase (IMG reference gene:2510093787~PFAM: Transposase IS200 like), which translates to MSEYIHKSHNVTVLLYHLVFPAKYRRAVFDEQVDEVLREVCLEIEKRYEIKFIEIGVDKDHVHFLVQSVPTYSVTKLVKMIKSLTAREVFRRCPQVKQKLWGGEFWSDGYFASTVGKHGDEGMIANYVKNQGNEYLKLHRDEQLTLF; encoded by the coding sequence ATGAGCGAGTACATCCACAAAAGTCATAACGTTACGGTTTTGCTATACCACCTTGTGTTTCCAGCAAAGTATCGGCGGGCTGTGTTTGATGAACAGGTCGATGAAGTTTTGCGAGAAGTTTGCCTGGAGATTGAGAAACGCTACGAGATTAAATTTATAGAAATCGGTGTAGACAAAGACCATGTGCACTTTTTAGTCCAATCGGTGCCGACATACAGCGTGACCAAATTGGTCAAAATGATCAAGAGTTTGACCGCAAGGGAAGTGTTTCGGCGTTGTCCTCAGGTGAAGCAAAAGCTATGGGGTGGAGAGTTTTGGAGTGATGGCTATTTTGCAAGTACAGTTGGGAAACACGGGGATGAAGGGATGATTGCGAACTACGTCAAAAATCAGGGTAACGAATATCTCAAGCTACACCGAGATGAGCAGCTTACTCTTTTTTGA
- a CDS encoding single-stranded-DNA-specific exonuclease RecJ (IMG reference gene:2510093785~PFAM: DHH family; DHHA1 domain~TIGRFAM: single-stranded-DNA-specific exonuclease RecJ) has product MTTSLSISSEAALRAKLPDQRWQIAPAETQLAEEIAQTAGVSPLLAQVLINRNLTEKEQVQAFLNPDSQFLPSPLAEFPDLPLSLELLINAINTRQKIAICGDYDADGMTSTALLIRALRSLGAQVDYAIPSRMSEGYGINQRIVEEFYDEGVGLILTVDNGIAAHAPIARARELGIAVIITDHHDLPPSLPEANAILNPKLLEPTSPYRGLAGVGVAYVLARSLAQSMGNPYDLGNSLLELFTLGTIADLAALTGVNRRWVKQGLQSLAKSQLAGVQALSQVAGLGNEKNLKPEAIGFRLGPRINAVGRLADPQIVIELLTTDDPSTALERAMQCEQINQQRQKLCEQIEQEAIALCEAGHLDVESNRVLLLTQAGWHHGVIGIVASRLVERYGVPVFISTYEDDEQQLIRGSARSIPEFDVFAALEFCKDLLEKHGGHRAAGGFSFKTENLEALRSRLRIFAHQCLELDHLKPLVRIDAQAPLEAVDFALFNEMDALQPCGVENPEPVFWSSHVRIHEQRLFGKGHLKLTISQDTGNGMLPRKFQAIAWRWGCYYPMPTFLDIAYRLRRSDWNGEVALELELVGARPSTIPTQTANFVYDDRAYSCHLLELETGKQLRIRNSQGKLLVLQQGQRVGILCKSPTDVIEVDVCQSYYFNLIKAALAALEVESLQCNSTPESTMDAV; this is encoded by the coding sequence GTGACTACTTCACTGTCTATCTCGTCTGAAGCCGCTTTACGCGCAAAATTGCCAGATCAACGCTGGCAGATTGCCCCAGCCGAAACCCAGTTAGCAGAGGAAATTGCTCAAACAGCGGGAGTATCCCCCTTACTGGCGCAGGTGTTGATCAATCGCAATTTAACTGAAAAGGAACAGGTTCAGGCGTTTCTGAATCCCGACTCCCAGTTTTTACCCTCTCCCCTGGCAGAATTTCCTGATTTGCCGTTGAGCCTGGAACTGTTGATTAATGCCATCAATACTCGTCAGAAAATTGCGATTTGTGGAGACTATGACGCGGATGGCATGACCAGTACTGCCTTATTAATCCGGGCGTTGCGATCGCTGGGGGCACAAGTTGATTACGCTATTCCCAGCCGCATGAGCGAGGGGTATGGCATCAATCAGCGGATTGTAGAAGAGTTTTATGACGAGGGAGTGGGGCTAATTCTCACAGTGGATAATGGCATTGCTGCCCATGCACCTATCGCTCGTGCGCGTGAACTGGGCATTGCTGTGATTATTACCGATCATCATGACTTGCCGCCAAGCCTGCCAGAAGCTAACGCTATTCTCAATCCTAAGTTGCTGGAACCTACTTCGCCCTATCGCGGTTTAGCGGGGGTGGGGGTGGCATATGTGCTGGCGCGATCGCTAGCGCAGAGCATGGGCAATCCTTACGATTTGGGAAACTCTCTGCTGGAACTGTTTACGCTAGGGACCATTGCCGACCTTGCCGCATTGACAGGTGTGAATCGCCGTTGGGTGAAACAGGGTTTGCAGTCTCTCGCAAAATCGCAGCTAGCAGGGGTACAGGCATTGAGCCAGGTTGCTGGATTGGGAAACGAAAAGAACCTCAAGCCGGAAGCGATAGGGTTTCGACTAGGTCCTCGGATTAACGCCGTGGGTCGCCTGGCAGATCCGCAAATTGTGATTGAACTGCTGACAACAGATGATCCCAGCACAGCACTGGAACGGGCGATGCAGTGCGAACAAATTAATCAGCAACGGCAAAAGCTGTGTGAGCAAATTGAGCAAGAAGCGATCGCCCTATGTGAAGCGGGGCACCTGGATGTTGAAAGTAATCGCGTGTTGCTGTTAACCCAGGCGGGCTGGCATCATGGCGTAATTGGGATCGTTGCCTCGCGGTTGGTGGAACGTTACGGAGTGCCCGTTTTTATCAGCACCTACGAAGACGACGAACAGCAACTGATTCGCGGATCAGCACGCAGCATTCCTGAATTTGATGTGTTTGCGGCGTTGGAATTTTGCAAAGACCTACTAGAAAAGCATGGCGGACATCGAGCGGCGGGCGGCTTTTCCTTCAAAACGGAGAACCTGGAAGCCTTGCGGTCACGCCTGCGAATCTTTGCTCACCAATGCCTGGAACTCGATCATCTCAAGCCCTTAGTTCGGATTGATGCTCAGGCTCCCCTGGAAGCTGTGGATTTTGCTCTCTTCAATGAAATGGATGCCTTGCAGCCCTGCGGCGTTGAGAATCCTGAACCTGTGTTCTGGTCATCCCATGTGCGAATACATGAGCAACGGCTATTTGGCAAAGGGCATCTCAAACTCACCATCAGCCAGGATACTGGCAACGGGATGTTACCCCGCAAGTTTCAGGCGATTGCCTGGCGCTGGGGTTGTTACTACCCGATGCCAACTTTTTTGGATATTGCTTACCGGTTGCGGCGATCGGACTGGAACGGCGAGGTAGCGCTGGAGTTAGAATTGGTAGGTGCACGCCCATCCACAATTCCCACTCAAACCGCTAACTTTGTTTATGACGATCGCGCCTATTCCTGTCATCTGTTGGAACTGGAAACTGGTAAGCAATTGCGCATTCGCAACAGTCAAGGCAAATTACTGGTCTTACAGCAAGGACAGCGAGTAGGGATTCTCTGCAAAAGTCCAACCGATGTTATCGAGGTTGATGTTTGCCAGTCTTACTATTTCAATTTGATCAAGGCGGCATTAGCAGCCTTAGAGGTTGAATCCTTGCAATGCAACTCCACCCCTGAAAGTACGATGGATGCTGTATGA
- a CDS encoding ATPase involved in chromosome partitioning (IMG reference gene:2510093784~PFAM: CobQ/CobB/MinD/ParA nucleotide binding domain): MVSVGQLRGAEEQVAKQLEQAGWTITLPPPNTAGYDFEATKAKEVIAVQVKSHKSPVKVPQIERFLDFFDLPISRRFTRGLLVSLSGFTHNALTYFSNVNSSRVRLAVVKEGTVHWIRFNDKQPVPESNELVYIGVFTCKGGVGKTTISAHLAGAIALSGYNVAIIDLDPQKNLTTLLDGGVLVPGVGKEPPRSLKVFRIDEWDDTQPPPGIKLVVCDCSPVFEENPVHIVEKFSYCIIPTTLNPLGLNKNGFVIKNTLREIRSVNKNAYIFVLINNYFKDEAHKAQVIKEQYKKYFSKLSQQEPRFQFIDPEDAAIRNSKQLFYWGYHIYSGEKPELAFTTIGGKCAPKADFLNLLDYLEEHSDIRQFKTAENLDLEIY; the protein is encoded by the coding sequence ATGGTGAGCGTTGGACAATTAAGGGGTGCCGAAGAACAGGTTGCCAAACAATTGGAGCAAGCTGGTTGGACCATTACGCTGCCACCACCTAACACGGCTGGCTACGACTTTGAAGCAACCAAAGCCAAAGAAGTGATTGCAGTTCAGGTTAAAAGCCACAAATCACCCGTCAAAGTTCCTCAAATTGAGCGATTTCTCGACTTTTTCGATCTTCCGATTTCTCGGCGATTCACTAGAGGCTTACTCGTTTCTCTGAGTGGCTTTACCCACAATGCCCTCACTTATTTCTCGAATGTCAACAGTAGCCGGGTGCGGTTGGCTGTGGTTAAAGAAGGTACCGTTCACTGGATCCGATTTAACGATAAGCAACCCGTCCCAGAATCCAACGAGCTAGTATACATTGGTGTGTTTACTTGTAAAGGGGGAGTGGGTAAAACTACGATCAGCGCTCATCTAGCAGGGGCGATCGCGCTATCCGGTTACAATGTTGCCATCATTGATCTTGACCCACAAAAAAACCTCACCACTTTGTTGGATGGAGGGGTACTGGTACCAGGCGTTGGAAAGGAGCCACCTCGTAGCCTCAAAGTTTTTCGCATTGATGAATGGGATGACACACAACCGCCACCCGGAATCAAGCTTGTCGTATGTGATTGCTCGCCTGTCTTTGAAGAAAACCCCGTTCACATTGTCGAAAAATTCTCTTACTGTATCATTCCAACCACACTCAACCCATTGGGTCTAAACAAAAATGGTTTCGTGATTAAAAATACCCTCAGAGAAATTCGCAGTGTGAATAAGAATGCGTATATTTTTGTGCTGATCAACAACTACTTCAAAGACGAAGCTCATAAAGCCCAGGTTATCAAAGAACAATACAAAAAATATTTTTCAAAGCTCTCACAACAAGAACCTCGATTTCAGTTTATCGACCCAGAGGATGCAGCAATTCGCAATAGTAAGCAGCTTTTTTATTGGGGGTATCATATTTACAGTGGTGAGAAACCAGAGCTTGCTTTTACAACCATCGGTGGTAAATGTGCACCCAAAGCTGATTTCCTAAACCTGCTGGATTATTTGGAAGAGCATTCTGATATTCGCCAATTCAAAACTGCTGAAAATCTAGACCTGGAAATATATTAA
- a CDS encoding ubiquinone/menaquinone biosynthesis methyltransferase (IMG reference gene:2510093790~PFAM: ubiE/COQ5 methyltransferase family~TIGRFAM: ubiquinone/menaquinone biosynthesis methyltransferases): MTADTIRDLFDRIAPVYDRLNNWLSLGQHRIWKQMAVKWSGAKIGDRCLDVCCGSGDLAQMLAERVGKTGEVIGLDFAPEQLAIAQQRVQQRHIDLPITWLEGDALNLPFPDDHFDAATMGYGLRNVMDIPRCLKELYRVLKPGARAAILDLHRPNSSLVRAFQQWYLDSVVVPAATRYGFTDEYAYIAPSLDRFPTGAEQVILACKVGFSDVTHYPIAGGTMGVLVVNKV; encoded by the coding sequence ATGACTGCTGATACTATTCGTGACCTGTTTGACCGGATTGCCCCTGTATATGACCGACTTAACAACTGGCTGAGTTTAGGGCAGCATCGTATCTGGAAACAAATGGCGGTGAAATGGAGTGGGGCTAAGATAGGCGATCGCTGTCTGGATGTATGCTGTGGCAGTGGGGATCTGGCGCAAATGCTGGCAGAACGAGTTGGCAAAACAGGGGAAGTGATTGGGCTAGATTTTGCCCCAGAGCAACTAGCGATCGCCCAGCAGCGAGTACAACAGCGCCACATTGATTTGCCTATTACCTGGCTAGAAGGAGATGCCCTCAACCTGCCCTTTCCTGACGATCACTTTGATGCGGCAACGATGGGTTATGGCTTGCGAAACGTGATGGATATTCCCCGTTGCTTGAAAGAACTGTACCGCGTCCTCAAGCCAGGTGCCCGTGCTGCGATTCTAGATTTACACCGACCGAATAGTTCCCTGGTTCGAGCTTTCCAACAATGGTACCTGGATAGCGTGGTTGTGCCAGCGGCAACTCGCTACGGCTTCACCGACGAGTATGCTTACATTGCCCCCAGCCTTGATCGCTTTCCCACGGGGGCTGAACAGGTAATCCTCGCCTGCAAGGTGGGGTTTTCCGACGTTACACACTATCCTATTGCCGGGGGTACGATGGGGGTGTTGGTCGTCAACAAAGTGTAG
- a CDS encoding S-(hydroxymethyl)glutathione dehydrogenase/class III alcohol dehydrogenase (IMG reference gene:2510093778~PFAM: Alcohol dehydrogenase GroES-like domain; Zinc-binding dehydrogenase~TIGRFAM: S-(hydroxymethyl)glutathione dehydrogenase/class III alcohol dehydrogenase), whose protein sequence is MDVKAAVAYEPGKPLSIETVQLEGPKAGEILVEIKATGVCHTDAYTLSGKDPEGLFPTILGHEGAGVVVEVGPGVTSLKPGDHVIPLYIPECRNCEYCLSRKTNLCQAIRATQGKGLMPDGTSRFSQRGKLIHHYMGTSTFANYTVLPEIALAKIREDAPFDKVCYIGCGVTTGVGAVINTARVEPGANVVVFGLGGIGLNVIQGCRMVGASMIVGVDLNPRKKALAEKLGMTHFVNPQEVDGDLVAYLIELTKGGADYSFECIGNVHVMRQALECCHKGWGVSVIIGVAGAGEEISTRPFQLVTGRVWKGSAFGGARGRTDVPQIVDWYMDGKINIDDLITNVMPIAQINEAFNLMHKGEAIRTVLTF, encoded by the coding sequence ATGGATGTTAAAGCCGCTGTTGCCTACGAACCTGGAAAACCATTAAGCATCGAAACAGTGCAACTGGAAGGACCCAAAGCTGGGGAAATTTTAGTTGAAATTAAGGCAACTGGAGTCTGCCATACTGATGCTTACACGCTGTCTGGCAAAGATCCAGAAGGGTTGTTCCCTACCATCTTGGGGCATGAAGGAGCCGGAGTTGTAGTGGAAGTAGGGCCTGGAGTCACCAGTCTTAAGCCCGGTGACCATGTGATTCCGCTATACATACCAGAATGTCGTAATTGTGAATATTGCTTAAGTCGCAAAACCAATCTGTGTCAGGCAATTCGTGCAACCCAGGGAAAGGGCTTGATGCCAGATGGCACCAGTCGCTTTTCTCAACGTGGCAAGCTGATTCATCATTATATGGGCACATCTACTTTCGCTAACTACACCGTACTGCCTGAAATTGCACTCGCCAAAATTCGAGAGGATGCTCCCTTCGACAAGGTTTGCTACATCGGTTGTGGGGTGACAACGGGCGTGGGCGCTGTGATTAATACTGCCAGGGTAGAGCCAGGGGCAAATGTCGTAGTGTTTGGATTAGGGGGCATTGGGCTAAATGTGATTCAAGGCTGCCGTATGGTAGGAGCCAGCATGATTGTTGGAGTAGACTTAAATCCTCGTAAAAAAGCACTGGCTGAAAAACTGGGAATGACTCACTTTGTTAATCCTCAAGAAGTTGATGGCGACTTAGTTGCGTATCTCATTGAACTCACGAAAGGCGGAGCCGATTACAGTTTTGAATGTATTGGTAATGTTCATGTAATGCGGCAAGCATTGGAATGTTGCCACAAGGGATGGGGAGTCAGCGTGATTATTGGCGTGGCTGGAGCCGGAGAAGAAATTAGCACTCGTCCGTTTCAACTGGTTACAGGTCGAGTTTGGAAAGGAAGTGCCTTTGGTGGTGCAAGAGGTCGGACGGATGTTCCCCAGATTGTGGATTGGTATATGGACGGCAAAATCAACATTGATGATTTGATTACAAATGTGATGCCGATCGCGCAAATTAACGAAGCCTTTAATCTCATGCACAAAGGCGAAGCTATTCGCACGGTGCTGACGTTTTGA
- a CDS encoding hypothetical protein (IMG reference gene:2510093789~PFAM: Protein of unknown function (DUF445)) has protein sequence MDLSTIWLFVAPPVVGGIIGYFTNDIAIRMLFRPYRAYYLCGKRVPFTPGLIPRNQERLAKRISDTIMGSLLTPEELQNLARRLLQPERVQSALLWLLKLALEQVQGDREQKTVKVLANVLRDLFGQSLPRLLKVLARREDFLEPQLNQIFDQVLLEFQLSEDQANKLADWLLQVVLPPDVIRQALIDFLTDRNIQVIDEGFREKTSGTYWVIANLFGIRNALLRLRSFCLDEREACNERLAELIVSLNLRSRLKELLQNLSMQNLPVSTVRQLRKTLRDTVRSYVQQEGADFLQDLSKSIEWENLASVILSRLRSSPVVNESLETVSWELALILERYLERDLEKIVAQAIPILNIDQVIINRVKATAPADLETAINGIVKSELQAIVNLGGILGFVIGLIQAVTLLWR, from the coding sequence TTGGATCTCTCTACCATCTGGCTTTTTGTTGCTCCTCCTGTCGTTGGTGGCATTATTGGATATTTCACCAACGATATAGCGATCCGCATGTTGTTTCGTCCTTACCGGGCGTATTACCTTTGCGGCAAGCGAGTGCCCTTTACGCCAGGGCTAATTCCACGCAATCAAGAGCGGCTGGCAAAACGGATTTCGGACACGATCATGGGATCGCTGCTGACTCCGGAGGAGTTGCAAAACCTGGCACGGCGATTGTTGCAACCAGAGCGTGTTCAATCAGCGTTGCTATGGTTGCTGAAACTGGCGCTGGAGCAGGTACAGGGCGATCGCGAACAAAAAACCGTGAAAGTTTTGGCGAACGTACTGCGGGATTTGTTTGGGCAATCCCTCCCCCGTTTGCTCAAGGTGTTGGCACGGCGTGAGGACTTTCTAGAGCCACAACTAAATCAGATTTTTGATCAGGTCTTATTGGAATTTCAGCTATCAGAAGACCAGGCAAACAAGCTAGCAGACTGGCTATTGCAGGTAGTGTTACCCCCTGATGTGATTCGGCAAGCGTTAATCGATTTCCTTACTGATCGCAATATTCAGGTGATTGACGAAGGCTTCCGAGAAAAAACCAGCGGCACGTATTGGGTGATTGCGAACCTGTTTGGTATTCGTAACGCCCTTTTGCGCCTGCGATCGTTTTGTCTAGATGAGCGAGAAGCCTGCAATGAACGGCTGGCAGAGTTGATTGTGTCGTTGAATTTGCGATCGCGCTTAAAGGAATTGCTACAAAACCTATCGATGCAAAACCTACCAGTTTCAACGGTGCGGCAACTGCGAAAAACCTTGCGAGACACCGTTCGTAGCTACGTGCAGCAAGAGGGTGCAGACTTTTTACAAGATTTGAGCAAGTCGATTGAGTGGGAGAATTTAGCGAGTGTGATTCTCAGTCGTCTGCGTTCCTCCCCAGTGGTTAATGAATCGCTGGAGACCGTCAGTTGGGAACTGGCACTGATTTTGGAACGCTACCTGGAGCGAGATTTAGAAAAGATTGTGGCACAGGCGATTCCCATCTTGAACATTGACCAGGTGATCATCAACCGGGTGAAGGCGACTGCCCCAGCAGATCTGGAGACTGCGATTAACGGCATTGTCAAGAGTGAACTCCAGGCGATTGTCAATTTAGGTGGAATCTTGGGCTTTGTGATTGGCTTGATTCAAGCGGTAACGCTACTGTGGCGATGA
- a CDS encoding transposase (IMG reference gene:2510093781~PFAM: Insertion element protein), producing MPACPICASAKTVKNGRIHNGKQRFKCHDCGRQFIEQPTKKVIDQLTRQLIDRLLLERISLAGIARAAQVSEQWLQTYVNEKYAKVPRQVQVTPKKRGG from the coding sequence ATGCCTGCCTGCCCCATTTGTGCTTCCGCTAAAACGGTCAAGAACGGTCGCATTCACAACGGTAAACAACGATTCAAATGCCACGACTGCGGACGACAGTTCATCGAACAACCGACCAAAAAAGTGATTGACCAACTCACTCGCCAGTTGATTGACCGATTGCTTTTGGAACGCATCTCTCTAGCGGGCATTGCCCGTGCTGCCCAGGTTTCTGAGCAATGGCTGCAAACCTACGTCAATGAGAAATATGCCAAGGTGCCCCGCCAAGTGCAGGTGACACCCAAAAAAAGGGGAGGCTAA
- a CDS encoding bacteriophytochrome (light-regulated signal transduction histidine kinase) (IMG reference gene:2510093793~PFAM: Histidine kinase-, DNA gyrase B-, and HSP90-like ATPase; Response regulator receiver domain; His Kinase A (phosphoacceptor) domain), with protein MDDTPDNLRVLSAMLTSRGYEVRKALDGRRAIASVQSELPDLILLDIKLPEMDGYEVCQQLKASPETCEVPIIFISALDDALDKVRAFASGGVDYVTKPFQEVEVLARIEHQIRIQRLQSQLVKRNEELLRSNRELEQFAYVVSHDLQQPLQSVTGFVKLLQLKYQAVLDDVAQTYLNRIHDTGNRMQRLIQDLLTYAQIDRRGQELQQIDCNRVLNQVLDNLREAIVTSQAILTHDPLPMVQGHESQLIQLFQNLIGNSIKFVSADVTPTIHISATQRKHWWHFSVRDNGIGIESDHLEQIFEIFQRIHPTQKYPGTGIGLAICKKIIDQHGGQIRVESQVSEGTTFHFTLPAVNNRRS; from the coding sequence GTGGATGATACACCAGATAATCTCCGCGTCTTATCTGCAATGTTAACCAGTCGAGGCTATGAGGTTCGTAAAGCTTTAGATGGAAGGCGGGCGATCGCATCGGTGCAATCTGAGTTACCTGATCTTATTCTGTTAGATATCAAACTGCCGGAGATGGATGGTTATGAAGTCTGCCAACAATTGAAGGCATCCCCTGAGACATGCGAAGTTCCTATTATTTTCATTAGTGCCCTGGATGATGCTCTGGATAAGGTGAGAGCATTTGCATCGGGCGGTGTGGATTATGTGACAAAACCCTTTCAAGAGGTAGAAGTGTTAGCCCGGATTGAACATCAAATTCGGATTCAGCGGCTACAGAGTCAGTTAGTCAAACGAAATGAAGAATTATTGCGTTCTAACCGTGAACTAGAACAGTTTGCCTATGTTGTTTCTCATGACTTGCAACAACCCTTACAAAGCGTTACAGGTTTTGTCAAACTATTGCAATTAAAATATCAGGCTGTCCTGGATGATGTTGCGCAGACGTATCTTAATCGGATTCACGATACTGGTAACCGGATGCAGCGTTTAATTCAAGATCTCCTTACCTACGCTCAGATTGACAGACGAGGACAGGAATTACAACAGATTGATTGCAATCGGGTTCTCAATCAGGTGTTAGACAATTTGCGGGAAGCCATCGTAACAAGCCAGGCTATTCTGACACATGACCCCCTCCCGATGGTTCAGGGACATGAGAGTCAACTGATTCAGCTTTTTCAAAATTTAATTGGCAACAGTATCAAATTTGTATCGGCTGATGTTACTCCAACGATTCACATCTCCGCTACCCAACGAAAACACTGGTGGCATTTTAGTGTTCGTGATAATGGAATTGGCATTGAATCAGACCATCTTGAGCAAATTTTTGAAATCTTTCAACGCATTCACCCAACCCAAAAGTATCCTGGAACTGGAATCGGGTTAGCCATCTGCAAAAAAATTATAGACCAGCATGGTGGGCAGATTCGGGTAGAGTCGCAAGTCAGTGAAGGAACAACTTTTCACTTCACTTTACCCGCAGTGAACAATCGCCGTTCATAA